Proteins found in one Manduca sexta isolate Smith_Timp_Sample1 chromosome 8, JHU_Msex_v1.0, whole genome shotgun sequence genomic segment:
- the LOC115442739 gene encoding protein ENL isoform X3 → MCVRIWLEVGHECEPRRSALGRALALDWRVWVRGASGHDISAFVHKVVFHLHPPTAFVYPKRVLQEPPYEIQESGCASIDIPIHVYLKYSNRPKKIRLRYSLHIENNTKSSSESRCIYYDFENPSEQLCQALMSGGGEPVSRAAALDGAKRLVVVLSDGDDRPRRPLKPKKYKFVEPVPCKHAPKKRTKTYILDEICSKCGESTAVDIRKQLRAVAMTDEEISQISQLYMSYTSYEKSVDALVLPPLTDPIYRVPELPMRLREALKTADAGHAM, encoded by the exons aTGTGCGTACGCATATGGCTAGAGGTTGGTCACGAGTGCGAACCGCGGCGATCCGCGCTTGGCCGGGCGCTTGCTCTGGACTGGCGGGTGTGGGTGCGTGGCGCCAGCGGTCACGACATCAGCGCCTTCGTGCACAAGGTCGTCTTCCACCTCCATCCACCAACGGCGTTTGTCTATCCCAAAAGAG TTCTCCAAGAGCCACCTTACGAGATCCAAGAGTCCGGGTGCGCATCGATAGACATACCGATACATGTGTACCTGAAATACAGTAACCGTCCAAAGAAAATTCGACTCAGATACAGTCTGCACATAGAGAACAACACCAAGAGCAGTTCAGAGTCCCGGTGCATATACTACGACTTCGAGAACCCGTCGGAGCAGCTGTGCCAGGCCCTGATGAGCGGCGGCGGGGAGCCGGTgtcgcgcgccgccgcgctggACGGCGCCAAGCGGCTCGTGGTGGTGCTCTCCGACGGCGACGACCGTCCGCGCCGGCCTCTCAAACCCAAGAAGTACAAGTTCGTCGAGCCCGTGCCGTGCAAGCACGCGCCCAAGAAACGGACCAAAACCTATATACTAGACGAGATTTGCTCAAAGTGCGGCGAATCGACCGCAGTCGACATCAGAAAACAGCTGCGCGCAGTGGCCATGACTGACGAAGAGATAAGCCAAATATCGCAGTTGTACATGTCGTATACGAGTTACGAGAAATCTGTGGACGCGCTAGTGTTGCCACCGCTGACCGACCCCATATACAGGGTGCCCGAGCTGCCGATGCGCCTGCGCGAAGCTCTCAAGACTGCCGACGCGGGCCACGCGATGTGA
- the LOC115442739 gene encoding protein ENL isoform X2 has protein sequence MTEGPLLHHDKPMCVRIWLEVGHECEPRRSALGRALALDWRVWVRGASGHDISAFVHKVVFHLHPPTAFVYPKRVLQEPPYEIQESGCASIDIPIHVYLKYSNRPKKIRLRYSLHIENNTKSSSESRCIYYDFENPSEQLCQALMSGGGEPVSRAAALDGAKRLVVVLSDGDDRPRRPLKPKKYKFVEPVPCKHAPKKRTKTYILDEICSKCGESTAVDIRKQLRAVAMTDEEISQISQLYMSYTSYEKSVDALVLPPLTDPIYRVPELPMRLREALKTADAGHAM, from the exons aTGTGCGTACGCATATGGCTAGAGGTTGGTCACGAGTGCGAACCGCGGCGATCCGCGCTTGGCCGGGCGCTTGCTCTGGACTGGCGGGTGTGGGTGCGTGGCGCCAGCGGTCACGACATCAGCGCCTTCGTGCACAAGGTCGTCTTCCACCTCCATCCACCAACGGCGTTTGTCTATCCCAAAAGAG TTCTCCAAGAGCCACCTTACGAGATCCAAGAGTCCGGGTGCGCATCGATAGACATACCGATACATGTGTACCTGAAATACAGTAACCGTCCAAAGAAAATTCGACTCAGATACAGTCTGCACATAGAGAACAACACCAAGAGCAGTTCAGAGTCCCGGTGCATATACTACGACTTCGAGAACCCGTCGGAGCAGCTGTGCCAGGCCCTGATGAGCGGCGGCGGGGAGCCGGTgtcgcgcgccgccgcgctggACGGCGCCAAGCGGCTCGTGGTGGTGCTCTCCGACGGCGACGACCGTCCGCGCCGGCCTCTCAAACCCAAGAAGTACAAGTTCGTCGAGCCCGTGCCGTGCAAGCACGCGCCCAAGAAACGGACCAAAACCTATATACTAGACGAGATTTGCTCAAAGTGCGGCGAATCGACCGCAGTCGACATCAGAAAACAGCTGCGCGCAGTGGCCATGACTGACGAAGAGATAAGCCAAATATCGCAGTTGTACATGTCGTATACGAGTTACGAGAAATCTGTGGACGCGCTAGTGTTGCCACCGCTGACCGACCCCATATACAGGGTGCCCGAGCTGCCGATGCGCCTGCGCGAAGCTCTCAAGACTGCCGACGCGGGCCACGCGATGTGA
- the LOC115442739 gene encoding uncharacterized protein LOC115442739 isoform X4 codes for MARGWSRVRTAAIRAWPGACSGLAGVGAWRQRSRHQRLRAQVLQEPPYEIQESGCASIDIPIHVYLKYSNRPKKIRLRYSLHIENNTKSSSESRCIYYDFENPSEQLCQALMSGGGEPVSRAAALDGAKRLVVVLSDGDDRPRRPLKPKKYKFVEPVPCKHAPKKRTKTYILDEICSKCGESTAVDIRKQLRAVAMTDEEISQISQLYMSYTSYEKSVDALVLPPLTDPIYRVPELPMRLREALKTADAGHAM; via the exons ATGGCTAGAGGTTGGTCACGAGTGCGAACCGCGGCGATCCGCGCTTGGCCGGGCGCTTGCTCTGGACTGGCGGGTGTGGGTGCGTGGCGCCAGCGGTCACGACATCAGCGCCTTCGTGCACAAG TTCTCCAAGAGCCACCTTACGAGATCCAAGAGTCCGGGTGCGCATCGATAGACATACCGATACATGTGTACCTGAAATACAGTAACCGTCCAAAGAAAATTCGACTCAGATACAGTCTGCACATAGAGAACAACACCAAGAGCAGTTCAGAGTCCCGGTGCATATACTACGACTTCGAGAACCCGTCGGAGCAGCTGTGCCAGGCCCTGATGAGCGGCGGCGGGGAGCCGGTgtcgcgcgccgccgcgctggACGGCGCCAAGCGGCTCGTGGTGGTGCTCTCCGACGGCGACGACCGTCCGCGCCGGCCTCTCAAACCCAAGAAGTACAAGTTCGTCGAGCCCGTGCCGTGCAAGCACGCGCCCAAGAAACGGACCAAAACCTATATACTAGACGAGATTTGCTCAAAGTGCGGCGAATCGACCGCAGTCGACATCAGAAAACAGCTGCGCGCAGTGGCCATGACTGACGAAGAGATAAGCCAAATATCGCAGTTGTACATGTCGTATACGAGTTACGAGAAATCTGTGGACGCGCTAGTGTTGCCACCGCTGACCGACCCCATATACAGGGTGCCCGAGCTGCCGATGCGCCTGCGCGAAGCTCTCAAGACTGCCGACGCGGGCCACGCGATGTGA
- the LOC115442743 gene encoding UPF0729 protein AAEL015238 translates to MVCVPCFIIPVLLFLWHKFIQPYVLRFWNPWAVKDADGNVKTEFPFQCEGGVCMFKRKQDDKEQDTQAQNETNTPDNRIKAD, encoded by the coding sequence ATGGTGTGCGTTCCGTGCTTTATAATTCCAGTTCTTTTGTTCCTGTGGCACAAGTTTATACAACCCTACGTGCTTCGCTTTTGGAACCCATGGGCAGTCAAGGACGCGGATGGAAACGTAAAGACAGAATTTCCATTCCAATGTGAAGGAGGCGTTTGTATGTTCAAACGAAAACAAGATGACAAGGAACAAGACACACAAGCACAAAATGAAACTAATACACCAGACAACAGAATAAAAGCAGATTga